A region from the Dehalococcoides mccartyi CG5 genome encodes:
- the serA gene encoding phosphoglycerate dehydrogenase translates to MKKVLVSDALSATGLAPLKEIAQVDVKTGLKPEELISIIGEYDALLVRSQTQVTADIINAGKKLQVIGRAGVGVDNIDLKTATGNGIIVVNAPTGNTISATEHTLALMLAMARHIPRANASLKSGQWKRNEFVGSELKGKTLGIVGLGNIGSEIAKRALALEMRVIGYDPFISMERAKKLQVELLPFEDLLKRADFITLHVPMTGQTKGLIGPKELEMMKPTVRLINTSRGGIIDEEALAKAVKEKRIGGAAIDVFSKEPCTESCLFECDNIIVTPHLGASTAEAQELATSDVVKQVIDVFEGRPARYAVNAPYISAESLPVVGPFMPVARTVGSLVSQLTDGHMKNVTIKYCGELAAYDTTALKALVLGGILEHISEERVNVVNADIVASQRGLGVTEQKESTCQNFSSLITVTIDTDNGKSNTVAGSLVRGDVHIVKLNDYWIDIVPTGGYFLFADHIDRPGLIGSAGKITGDADINISYMHLSRQKARGQALMILALDEPLPEKQRQQLLSLPDVQMVQVVKI, encoded by the coding sequence ATGAAAAAAGTACTGGTAAGCGATGCACTCTCCGCAACAGGGTTAGCCCCTCTTAAGGAGATTGCACAGGTAGATGTAAAGACCGGCCTTAAACCAGAAGAATTGATAAGCATTATCGGTGAGTATGACGCCCTGCTGGTACGCAGCCAGACTCAGGTCACCGCTGATATTATCAACGCCGGTAAAAAACTTCAGGTTATCGGCCGGGCCGGCGTGGGCGTAGATAACATTGACCTCAAAACCGCCACCGGTAATGGTATTATCGTGGTGAATGCCCCCACCGGCAACACTATCTCCGCTACCGAACATACACTGGCCCTTATGCTGGCTATGGCCCGCCATATTCCCAGAGCCAACGCCAGTTTAAAATCCGGCCAGTGGAAACGCAATGAATTTGTGGGCTCTGAACTGAAGGGTAAAACTCTGGGTATTGTAGGCTTGGGTAATATCGGTTCTGAAATAGCCAAACGCGCCCTGGCCCTTGAAATGCGGGTTATAGGTTATGACCCGTTTATATCTATGGAACGTGCCAAAAAACTGCAGGTGGAACTGCTGCCTTTTGAAGACCTGCTGAAGCGGGCTGACTTTATCACCCTGCATGTTCCCATGACCGGTCAGACCAAGGGCCTTATCGGACCCAAGGAACTGGAAATGATGAAACCCACCGTCCGCCTTATCAATACCTCCCGCGGCGGCATTATAGATGAAGAAGCACTAGCCAAGGCCGTTAAGGAAAAGCGCATCGGCGGTGCCGCTATTGACGTATTCTCCAAAGAGCCATGCACCGAGAGCTGCCTCTTTGAGTGTGATAATATTATCGTTACCCCTCATCTGGGGGCTTCCACTGCCGAAGCTCAGGAACTGGCCACCTCTGACGTGGTCAAACAGGTAATAGATGTATTTGAAGGCCGCCCCGCCCGTTATGCCGTAAATGCACCCTATATTTCGGCTGAAAGCCTGCCAGTAGTCGGCCCCTTCATGCCGGTTGCCCGCACAGTGGGCAGTCTGGTAAGCCAGCTGACTGATGGCCATATGAAGAATGTTACCATCAAGTACTGCGGTGAACTGGCCGCTTATGATACCACTGCCCTGAAAGCTCTGGTTCTGGGCGGTATACTTGAACATATCAGCGAAGAACGGGTGAACGTGGTTAATGCTGATATCGTAGCCTCCCAGCGAGGGCTGGGTGTAACCGAACAAAAAGAATCCACCTGCCAGAATTTCTCCAGCCTGATTACCGTTACTATAGATACCGACAACGGCAAATCCAATACTGTCGCCGGCAGTCTGGTACGGGGTGATGTTCATATTGTAAAGCTGAATGATTACTGGATAGATATTGTACCCACCGGCGGTTACTTTCTGTTTGCAGACCATATAGACCGCCCCGGACTTATCGGCTCTGCCGGTAAGATAACCGGTGATGCGGATATAAATATAAGCTATATGCACCTCAGCCGCCAGAAAGCCCGCGGGCAAGCCCTTATGATACTGGCTCTGGACGAACCTCTGCCGGAAAAACAGCGTCAGCAGCTGCTATCCCTGCCGGATGTTCAAATGGTTCAGGTAGTAAAAATCTAG
- the tyrS gene encoding tyrosine--tRNA ligase → MNQSENQIDQILKRGVAEVIVEEDFKKLLLSGRKLRLKEGFDPSSPDIHLGHMVALRKLRQLQDLGHQVVLIVGDWTAQIGDPSGASVTRPMLSAEQVKANAKTYLEQFFKIVDKDKTEVRWQSEWYGNFKLEDVVRLSSKFTVAQMLARDDFAKRYAAGKPISVTELLYPMLQAYDSVMVKSDVEFGGTDQKFNLLVGRELQEMVGQKPQQVLMVPILVGTDGVHKMSKSLGNYIGVAEDPSEIFGKCMSIPDELILQYFELVTDIPDQEIADFKAQMENGQVNPMILKKRLASELLTQLYNATAAQEADARFTRVVQRGEIPEDMPECRLENGQNTGVIDFIILSGLAKSKSEARRLLEQGAVEINSEKISDQNTPVKCGDIIKAGKRRYSKAI, encoded by the coding sequence ATGAACCAATCTGAAAACCAGATAGACCAGATTTTAAAACGTGGTGTAGCCGAAGTAATTGTAGAAGAAGATTTTAAAAAACTACTCCTTTCGGGACGTAAACTCCGCCTTAAAGAAGGCTTTGACCCCAGTTCACCTGACATTCATCTGGGGCATATGGTAGCCCTGCGGAAACTTCGCCAGCTTCAGGATTTGGGGCATCAGGTAGTCTTGATAGTGGGAGACTGGACAGCCCAGATTGGTGACCCTTCGGGTGCATCCGTCACCCGCCCCATGCTTTCAGCCGAACAGGTAAAGGCAAACGCCAAAACCTATCTGGAACAGTTTTTCAAGATTGTAGATAAAGATAAAACCGAAGTCCGCTGGCAGAGCGAATGGTACGGCAATTTTAAACTGGAAGACGTAGTCCGCCTTTCTTCCAAATTCACCGTAGCCCAAATGCTGGCCAGAGATGACTTTGCCAAGAGATATGCCGCCGGCAAACCCATCAGCGTAACCGAACTGCTCTACCCCATGCTTCAGGCCTATGACTCCGTAATGGTGAAGTCTGACGTGGAGTTCGGGGGTACAGACCAGAAATTTAACCTGCTGGTAGGCAGAGAGCTTCAGGAAATGGTGGGGCAGAAACCTCAGCAGGTACTTATGGTGCCAATACTGGTAGGTACTGACGGCGTCCACAAAATGAGCAAAAGCCTAGGTAACTACATAGGCGTAGCCGAAGACCCGTCAGAGATATTCGGCAAGTGCATGTCTATTCCGGATGAACTGATACTCCAGTATTTTGAACTGGTAACGGATATACCCGACCAAGAAATAGCCGATTTCAAGGCTCAGATGGAAAACGGGCAGGTAAACCCCATGATACTTAAAAAACGCCTTGCCAGTGAGCTGCTAACCCAGCTTTATAACGCAACTGCCGCCCAGGAGGCTGATGCCCGGTTTACCCGGGTGGTACAGCGGGGCGAGATACCGGAAGATATGCCGGAATGCCGTCTGGAAAACGGGCAAAACACTGGTGTAATAGATTTTATTATCCTTTCAGGTCTGGCTAAAAGTAAAAGCGAAGCCCGCCGCCTGCTTGAACAGGGTGCCGTAGAAATAAATTCCGAAAAAATATCTGACCAAAATACTCCTGTAAAATGCGGAGACATAATAAAAGCCGGCAAGAGACGTTACTCCAAAGCTATTTAA
- a CDS encoding pyridoxal-phosphate-dependent aminotransferase family protein has product MQNLRIPGPTPCPEEVLKAMGQQMINHRGPEMAAIMKEVAEKLKYFFQTKNDVLVLTGSGTGGLEAAAVNFLSPGDTVLSVSIGVFGERFAKIASIFGAKIIALNFEQGKAADPALVKKALTEHPEIKAVLVTHNETSTGITNDLKPLASVIKGAGKLLLVDAISSLSSINLPVDEWGCDVVVSGSQKGWMVPPGLAFISVSPEAWKANAESKMPRFYWDLAKHKASIEKGQTPWTPCVSVIVALHTALIMMEKEGMQNIFKRHQKIADFTRKSVKELGLTLLAEEKYASNTVTAIVATEGLDVKKLLKIMREEYNTVLAGGQGPLEGKIFRIGHLGWVTENDIKVTLDNLKLALPKAGFRS; this is encoded by the coding sequence ATGCAAAACCTGAGAATTCCCGGACCTACCCCCTGTCCTGAAGAAGTCTTAAAAGCCATGGGCCAACAGATGATAAACCATCGCGGACCCGAAATGGCCGCTATCATGAAAGAGGTAGCTGAAAAACTGAAGTATTTCTTCCAGACTAAAAATGATGTCTTGGTGCTCACTGGCTCAGGTACCGGCGGCCTTGAGGCCGCGGCTGTCAACTTTTTGTCCCCCGGTGATACCGTACTTAGCGTTTCCATAGGCGTATTCGGCGAACGTTTTGCCAAGATTGCTTCCATTTTCGGGGCTAAAATAATTGCCCTGAATTTTGAGCAGGGCAAAGCGGCAGACCCGGCTTTGGTTAAAAAAGCCTTGACCGAACACCCCGAAATAAAAGCGGTGCTGGTTACCCACAACGAAACCTCCACCGGTATTACCAATGACCTTAAGCCTCTGGCATCTGTAATCAAGGGCGCCGGCAAATTGCTGCTGGTAGATGCCATTTCCAGCCTCAGTTCCATCAACCTGCCGGTTGATGAATGGGGTTGTGACGTAGTTGTTTCCGGCTCACAAAAAGGCTGGATGGTTCCCCCGGGTTTGGCTTTTATTTCCGTCAGCCCTGAAGCATGGAAGGCCAATGCCGAATCCAAGATGCCCCGTTTCTACTGGGATCTGGCCAAACACAAAGCCAGCATTGAAAAAGGCCAGACACCCTGGACTCCTTGTGTTTCAGTTATTGTAGCTTTGCATACAGCTCTAATTATGATGGAAAAAGAGGGTATGCAGAATATCTTCAAACGCCACCAGAAAATTGCAGACTTTACCCGCAAGAGCGTCAAGGAACTGGGGTTGACCCTGCTTGCCGAAGAGAAATACGCATCCAACACCGTGACCGCCATTGTGGCCACTGAGGGGCTGGATGTAAAGAAGCTCTTAAAGATAATGCGGGAAGAATATAACACCGTACTGGCCGGCGGACAGGGCCCTCTGGAAGGCAAGATTTTCCGTATCGGCCATCTGGGCTGGGTAACTGAAAATGATATTAAAGTTACACTGGATAACCTTAAATTAGCCCTGCCCAAGGCAGGTTTCAGGAGTTAA
- a CDS encoding DNA-directed RNA polymerase subunit beta has translation MVSMLPKADAATGVIRKSYAQLPEVVNVPNLIEMQLQSFVWFQEEGLRELIEEISPIKDFVGNRLELEFIGYEFREPRLSEYECTQRDQTYSVPLYVKARLIVKTTGEIKEPFDLFFGDIPLMTALGTFITSGTERVVVSQLLRSPGVYFTISDDPATGRPLCHTNLIPSRGAWLEFETSNRDVISVKIDGRRKIPVSTLLRAIGYSDDLDILNLFEVIDNDPERHYIQSSIDRDPLVKDEISALIDIYSRLRPGDPPNADNARKLINEMFFDPQHYDLGKVGRYKVNRRLELPSREVGENRALTREDIVAIIQRIIMVNNGQDTPDDIDHLGNRRIRTVGELVQNQFRIGLVRLERVARERMSIVNLEMVTPSALVNIRPVVSAVKEFFGGSQLSQFMDQTNPLAEITNKRRLSAMGPGGLSRERAGFDVRDVHYSHYGRICPIETPEGPNIGLIGSLATYSRINRYGFVETPYRKVYSKLKNNDKKLVGLKLKIEISEKGKVLAAAGSTISEDSFKLISKLPECDISVMPFVSAEVKYMPADEEDRYIIAQANTRLDEKGYFLDDRIEARSAERYVVEPPDKIDYMDVSPKQIFSVAASLIPFLEHDDANRALMGANMQRQAVPLLRAEAPMVATGMEREAARYSGQVIFAKHAGVASSVTSEKIIIRTAEGGHDEYLLKKFVRTNQGTCINQHAIINKGQKIAAGQVLADSSATENGELALGQNCVVAFMSWQGFNYEDAIILSERLVREDAFTSIHITKHELEARDTKLGVEEITRDIPNVGEESLRELDEDGIIRIGAEVGPDDILVGKITPKGETELSAEEKLLRAIFGEKAREVKDTSLRMPHGEWGKVINVRIFSRDSGDDLPARVNKWVQVWVAQKRKVSVGDKLAGRHGNKGVISIIAPVEDMPYLPDGTPVDVVLNPIGVPSRMNLGQILETHLGWAGHLLGFRVATPVFDGADDTVIEDALARSWLSAKAGAIDMSPENKRPSADAHKAIEWIKQQGFDGKKIFDEKHPGLAKEVSLKLWLKDMGVDASALSGAELEKKAYDVSSQSRLPSPIVGKSVLRDGRTGETFDQPVTVGNMYILKLIHLVEDKVHARATGPYSLISQQPLGGKAQFGGQRFGEMEVWAMYAYGTAHNLQEMLTIKSDDIAGRAKAYESIVKGEDVLQPGVPESFKVLVKELQSLGLAVEVINEEVKIAPSEKVSSLNEGNLPASDEISAEILPETLYANTEDISEDSMMSVIDADDQDLVVSSNDEEVSENDERS, from the coding sequence ATGGTATCTATGTTACCGAAGGCCGACGCCGCCACTGGTGTAATCCGCAAATCTTATGCCCAACTACCCGAGGTTGTCAATGTACCTAACCTGATAGAGATGCAGTTGCAGTCTTTTGTCTGGTTTCAAGAGGAGGGTCTCCGTGAGCTGATTGAGGAGATTTCTCCCATCAAAGACTTCGTGGGTAACAGGCTGGAGCTGGAATTCATAGGCTACGAATTCAGAGAGCCCCGTTTATCCGAATACGAATGCACCCAGCGTGACCAGACCTACTCTGTACCCCTGTACGTAAAGGCCAGGTTGATTGTAAAAACTACCGGTGAAATCAAAGAACCCTTTGATTTGTTCTTTGGGGATATTCCCCTTATGACCGCCTTGGGTACATTTATCACCAGCGGTACCGAACGGGTAGTGGTCAGCCAGCTGCTGCGTTCACCGGGTGTCTACTTTACCATTTCAGATGACCCGGCAACCGGCCGTCCCCTCTGCCATACCAACCTTATTCCCAGCAGGGGTGCTTGGCTTGAATTTGAAACTTCCAACCGTGATGTTATTTCAGTAAAGATTGACGGACGCCGCAAGATTCCCGTCAGCACCCTGTTGCGTGCCATAGGTTATTCCGATGATCTGGATATTTTAAACCTGTTTGAGGTTATTGATAATGACCCCGAACGCCACTATATCCAGTCCAGTATTGACCGTGATCCCCTGGTAAAAGATGAGATTAGTGCCCTTATCGATATTTACAGCCGCTTGCGTCCAGGTGATCCGCCAAACGCGGATAACGCCCGCAAACTTATTAATGAAATGTTCTTTGACCCCCAGCACTATGATCTGGGCAAGGTAGGCCGTTACAAGGTTAACCGCCGTCTGGAATTGCCTTCCCGTGAGGTAGGTGAAAACCGTGCCCTTACCCGTGAAGACATAGTAGCCATTATCCAGCGGATTATCATGGTCAATAACGGCCAGGATACTCCGGATGATATTGACCATTTGGGCAACCGAAGAATCCGCACTGTAGGTGAACTTGTTCAAAACCAGTTCCGCATAGGGCTGGTGCGTTTGGAAAGAGTTGCCCGTGAACGGATGAGCATTGTTAATCTGGAAATGGTTACACCCAGTGCTCTGGTTAATATCCGCCCTGTGGTTTCAGCCGTTAAGGAGTTCTTTGGCGGTTCACAGCTTTCCCAGTTTATGGATCAGACTAACCCTCTGGCTGAAATAACCAATAAACGCCGTCTGTCTGCCATGGGCCCCGGCGGTCTTTCCCGCGAGAGGGCCGGCTTTGATGTTCGTGATGTTCACTACTCTCATTACGGGCGTATCTGTCCCATTGAGACACCTGAAGGCCCGAACATTGGTCTTATCGGTTCTCTGGCTACCTATAGCCGGATTAACCGCTACGGCTTTGTGGAGACCCCTTACCGCAAGGTTTATTCAAAACTGAAAAATAATGATAAAAAACTGGTTGGTCTTAAACTGAAGATTGAAATCAGTGAAAAAGGCAAAGTACTGGCGGCTGCCGGCAGTACAATCAGCGAAGACAGTTTCAAGCTTATTTCAAAGCTGCCTGAGTGTGATATTTCGGTTATGCCTTTTGTGTCTGCCGAAGTCAAATATATGCCTGCAGACGAAGAAGATCGCTATATAATTGCTCAGGCTAATACCCGTTTGGACGAGAAGGGCTATTTCCTTGATGACAGGATTGAAGCCCGTTCGGCTGAAAGATATGTGGTAGAGCCCCCAGATAAGATTGATTATATGGATGTTTCGCCCAAGCAGATCTTCAGTGTAGCGGCTTCGCTCATTCCCTTCCTTGAGCATGATGATGCTAACCGTGCCCTTATGGGTGCGAATATGCAACGCCAGGCTGTGCCTTTGCTTCGGGCTGAGGCACCTATGGTGGCTACAGGTATGGAACGTGAAGCGGCCAGATACTCCGGTCAGGTCATCTTTGCCAAACATGCCGGTGTAGCCAGTTCGGTTACCAGTGAAAAAATAATAATCCGTACCGCCGAAGGCGGACACGATGAATACCTGCTGAAGAAATTTGTTCGTACCAATCAGGGTACCTGCATAAATCAGCATGCCATTATAAACAAGGGGCAGAAGATAGCAGCCGGGCAGGTACTGGCTGACAGCTCTGCCACTGAAAACGGCGAACTGGCTTTGGGGCAAAACTGTGTGGTGGCCTTTATGAGCTGGCAGGGTTTCAACTATGAAGATGCCATTATCCTTAGTGAACGGCTGGTACGTGAAGATGCCTTTACCTCCATTCACATTACCAAGCACGAACTTGAAGCTCGTGATACCAAACTGGGTGTTGAAGAAATAACCCGTGATATTCCTAACGTAGGTGAAGAAAGCCTGCGCGAATTGGATGAAGACGGTATTATCCGCATAGGGGCTGAAGTTGGCCCTGACGATATTCTGGTTGGTAAGATCACCCCCAAGGGTGAAACCGAACTTTCAGCTGAAGAAAAATTGCTTAGGGCTATCTTCGGCGAAAAAGCCCGCGAAGTTAAAGACACTTCACTCCGTATGCCTCATGGTGAATGGGGCAAGGTTATAAATGTAAGGATTTTCTCCCGTGACAGCGGTGATGACCTGCCTGCCAGAGTTAATAAATGGGTACAGGTCTGGGTTGCCCAGAAACGCAAGGTTTCAGTGGGTGACAAACTGGCCGGCCGCCATGGCAACAAGGGTGTTATATCCATAATTGCCCCGGTAGAAGATATGCCTTACCTGCCTGACGGCACTCCGGTGGACGTGGTTTTGAACCCCATCGGCGTACCTTCACGCATGAACCTGGGGCAGATTCTAGAAACTCATCTGGGCTGGGCAGGGCATCTGCTGGGCTTTAGGGTGGCCACCCCCGTATTTGACGGTGCCGATGATACTGTAATTGAAGACGCTTTGGCCCGTTCTTGGCTCTCTGCCAAGGCCGGTGCAATAGATATGAGCCCTGAAAACAAACGTCCCAGTGCAGACGCTCACAAGGCTATAGAGTGGATAAAACAGCAGGGCTTTGACGGCAAGAAAATATTTGATGAAAAGCACCCCGGTCTGGCCAAGGAAGTCAGCCTTAAGCTTTGGCTTAAGGATATGGGTGTAGATGCCTCCGCTTTAAGCGGGGCTGAACTGGAAAAGAAAGCTTACGACGTAAGCAGCCAAAGCCGCTTGCCTTCGCCTATTGTGGGTAAATCAGTGTTGCGTGACGGTCGTACCGGCGAAACTTTTGACCAGCCGGTAACCGTAGGCAATATGTATATCCTTAAACTTATCCATCTGGTGGAAGACAAGGTACATGCCCGTGCTACCGGTCCTTACTCACTCATCAGCCAGCAGCCTCTGGGCGGCAAAGCCCAGTTCGGCGGCCAGCGCTTCGGTGAAATGGAAGTTTGGGCTATGTACGCTTACGGTACGGCTCATAACCTTCAGGAAATGCTGACTATCAAGTCAGACGATATTGCCGGACGTGCCAAGGCTTATGAATCCATAGTAAAGGGTGAGGATGTGCTCCAGCCCGGTGTACCCGAATCCTTCAAGGTATTGGTAAAAGAACTGCAGAGCCTGGGGCTGGCAGTTGAAGTAATAAATGAAGAAGTCAAAATTGCTCCATCTGAAAAGGTGTCCTCTTTAAATGAGGGAAACTTGCCGGCGAGTGATGAGATTTCTGCCGAAATACTTCCTGAAACTTTGTATGCCAATACAGAGGATATCAGTGAAGATTCCATGATGTCGGTAATAGATGCCGATGACCAAGATTTGGTAGTGTCATCAAATGATGAAGAGGTATCCGAAAACGATGAACGAAGTTAA
- a CDS encoding bifunctional riboflavin kinase/FAD synthetase, with amino-acid sequence MTLLEEELILHASDQDTLITIGVFDGVHLGHQHLINELKKQAKERNLQSCLITFKDHPSKVLGQDDIKLILSLEERNLALEQMGLDRIIMLSFTPEIAEICATDFVGYLLDHLRMQGIVVGSDFALGRNRAGDATALRRLSHIMDFSVSVVSPVVIENQIVSSTAIRQALRTGNVTKARLMLGRNYHLRGTVQSGANRGTKLGFPTANLTLPGYLALPADGVYAAKAFLAEKEYKAVANIGSCPTFGQEEHRLEVHLLDFKGDIKGQTLKVEFVEFLRSEVCFANAEALKAQISVDILKARDILR; translated from the coding sequence ATGACACTCCTGGAAGAAGAACTTATCCTCCACGCCTCAGACCAGGATACCCTTATTACCATAGGCGTTTTTGATGGTGTCCATCTGGGTCATCAGCACCTTATAAATGAGCTTAAAAAACAGGCTAAAGAACGCAATTTACAAAGCTGCCTTATCACCTTCAAGGATCACCCCAGCAAAGTACTCGGCCAGGACGATATAAAACTAATATTAAGTTTAGAAGAACGTAATCTGGCACTAGAGCAGATGGGGCTTGACCGTATAATAATGCTTTCTTTCACCCCTGAGATTGCCGAGATATGCGCCACTGATTTTGTGGGATACCTGCTGGACCATCTGCGCATGCAGGGTATTGTAGTGGGTTCAGACTTTGCCTTGGGCAGAAACCGAGCCGGAGATGCTACCGCCCTGCGGCGGCTGAGCCATATTATGGATTTCAGCGTTTCAGTGGTATCCCCGGTGGTCATAGAAAACCAGATAGTCAGCTCTACTGCTATACGCCAAGCGCTAAGGACAGGCAATGTTACCAAAGCCCGGCTGATGCTGGGGAGGAACTACCACCTGCGCGGGACTGTCCAAAGCGGCGCCAACCGGGGTACAAAGTTGGGATTTCCTACCGCCAATCTTACCCTGCCCGGTTATCTGGCTCTGCCGGCAGACGGTGTTTACGCCGCCAAAGCCTTTCTAGCTGAAAAAGAATATAAAGCCGTAGCAAATATAGGCTCATGCCCCACCTTCGGGCAGGAGGAACACCGCCTTGAGGTTCACCTGCTGGATTTCAAGGGAGACATAAAAGGACAAACCCTTAAAGTGGAATTTGTGGAGTTTTTGCGTTCCGAAGTCTGTTTTGCAAATGCCGAAGCCCTGAAAGCCCAAATTTCAGTTGATATATTAAAAGCCAGAGACATACTGAGGTAA